A window from Neobacillus sp. PS3-40 encodes these proteins:
- a CDS encoding SIMPL domain-containing protein, producing the protein MYYRQQDNHLFTKPFLLEVVGDGEITIPPNLATINLGVVTEGKELIQAEQENAISITKIINSLLSLGVPKKLIQTFDYRIESEYDFDQGKQLFRGYKVTHLLNVKIEDLNLVGKIVDTSVQQGANYVANVQFTVKNKEAVYQQALSAAIDNALHKAQTIAGSLKVHLFPTPIQVTESVGEGARPLINQSVTYVKGITSTQFEPGELIVKARVIAKFHYNP; encoded by the coding sequence ATGTACTATCGTCAACAAGATAATCATTTATTTACGAAACCATTTTTACTTGAGGTGGTCGGTGATGGAGAGATTACTATTCCACCAAATTTAGCAACTATTAATTTAGGAGTGGTGACTGAGGGGAAAGAGTTGATCCAGGCCGAACAGGAAAATGCTATTTCTATCACAAAAATAATCAACTCTCTTTTATCACTTGGGGTTCCCAAAAAGCTGATTCAAACATTTGATTACCGAATAGAGTCTGAATATGATTTTGACCAAGGAAAACAACTATTTCGAGGATACAAAGTTACACATCTATTAAATGTAAAAATTGAAGATTTAAATTTAGTGGGGAAAATTGTAGATACCTCTGTTCAACAGGGGGCAAATTATGTGGCAAATGTTCAATTTACGGTAAAAAATAAAGAGGCTGTCTATCAACAGGCACTTTCAGCAGCCATCGATAATGCCCTCCACAAAGCACAAACGATAGCAGGTTCTTTAAAGGTGCATCTCTTCCCAACACCCATACAAGTGACAGAAAGTGTAGGAGAAGGTGCTAGACCCCTTATTAATCAGTCTGTAACATATGTAAAAGGAATAACCTCAACTCAATTCGAGCCTGGTGAGCTCATAGTAAAGGCAAGGGTAATAGCAAAATTCCATTACAACCCTTAA
- the spoIIIAA gene encoding stage III sporulation protein AA gives MESFMHFLPKNIADIINKIRPFQLEEMEEIRIRINRPIEITIKGVPKFLSYIIQSEDAIHLMNKISHFSIYTLDEELKRGYITVSGGHRIGLAGKVILEDGRVKAIRDISSFNIRIANEKIGIAESIMPSIYKGGLLHTMIIGPPQTGKTTLLRDIARIISTGNIGAGIQAKKVGIVDERSEIAGCVSGIPQLTFGHRVDVLDACPKAEGMMMMIRSMSPDVLIVDEIGRQEDADAIIEAIHAGIKLIMTAHGNSLQDLQKRPSLKQILDQQIFQRFVVLSRKQGPGTITHILDANGKELNQKVRVT, from the coding sequence TTGGAATCGTTCATGCATTTTTTACCGAAAAATATAGCGGATATCATTAACAAAATCCGTCCTTTCCAGTTAGAAGAAATGGAAGAAATACGAATCCGAATTAATCGCCCAATTGAAATTACGATAAAGGGGGTTCCGAAATTCCTATCCTATATTATTCAATCTGAGGATGCGATTCATTTGATGAATAAAATAAGCCATTTCTCCATTTATACCCTCGATGAAGAGTTAAAACGTGGATATATCACCGTCTCAGGGGGACATAGAATAGGCCTTGCAGGAAAAGTCATCCTTGAGGACGGAAGGGTAAAAGCCATTCGGGATATTTCATCATTTAATATACGTATTGCAAATGAAAAGATCGGAATCGCGGAATCAATCATGCCCTCTATCTATAAGGGCGGATTGCTGCACACGATGATTATTGGGCCTCCTCAAACAGGAAAAACAACTTTACTACGGGATATTGCAAGAATTATTTCGACTGGAAACATAGGAGCTGGCATTCAAGCCAAAAAGGTAGGAATTGTTGATGAGCGTTCTGAAATTGCTGGATGTGTGAGTGGAATTCCCCAATTGACCTTTGGACACCGTGTAGATGTATTGGATGCTTGCCCAAAAGCTGAAGGGATGATGATGATGATTCGTTCAATGAGCCCTGATGTCCTTATTGTCGACGAAATTGGCAGGCAAGAAGATGCTGATGCCATCATAGAAGCTATCCACGCAGGAATTAAGCTCATCATGACAGCCCATGGAAATAGTCTTCAAGATTTACAAAAGCGTCCCTCATTAAAGCAAATTCTTGATCAACAAATATTTCAACGATTTGTTGTACTTAGTAGAAAACAAGGGCCTGGGACAATTACACATATCTTGGATGCAAACGG